The Dyadobacter sp. 676 DNA window GCGAGGCAAATATGCTCATGAACCGTTACGAAAATATCGAAGCCAAAGAACGGAAATTCGCACGCCATGGCCGGTTGTCGAACCGTGAGGAAAGAATACTCCGCAACGATCTGCACGAGTTGATGGCCGATACCCGACGTTTGAGCCACGACCGCGACCGCTGGGCCCGCGACCGTCGCCACAGGGGCCGGTTTTAAAGCATTAAGGTTATAGTTGAAGGTTTAGGGTAATGCAGAAAGCACCGGGACGATGCCCCGGTGCTTTTTTATTCGTTTTTGAAATACCTGACAAGTTTGACGTGCGATTTCTCGAAACCCTCGCGCTCGTAGAAGCGGTGTGCCCGCTCACGCGTCGCGCGCGAAGTCACTTCCATTTGAATAGCTCCCCTGGCTTTCGCAAATTCGATAACACGGTCCATTAGCGCCTTCCCGACTTGCCGGGTGCGATATTCCGGCTCCACGTACATTTCCTGAATTTCCGACACCAATGCCGCGTGGTGCAGCAACGGCTGAATGTGGCAACTCACCATCCCCACCGGCGTTCCGCCGATCTCGGCCAGGAAATAGCCAATATCCGGATTTGCGATATTCCGGTTGAAAGCCATGTCGAAACCGGCGCGGTCGAGCGTCGTGTTTTCAAGGCCGCATATCATCTTGTAAATGTTCGCGCGGTCGGCGGCGGATGCGCGCCGGATAGTAAGGGATGCCTGCATGTTTTCCATGTCACAAAATACGCCCCGTCGCGTTGAAAGGCAAAAATTCAGCTATTTCTCCGGCCAGATAACCGGGCCGCGGGAGCCTTCCCCGCGGATTGAATCGAAGTAATCCTTCATTTCCTGGTCGGTGTATTTTGTCGGATCAAGCCGGGAACCATCGCAATGGTAGCCCACACAACCAATGCATGACATGTACGAAAGGCTGTAATCGAATACCGTTTCGCCTTTGATTTTCCCTACCGTAATGGTGAGGATATTATCCTGTTTGTTGGCTTTCGCGTCCTCGATCAGTGATTTGAGCCACGGCAAGTTACGAACGGGGTCTTTTATACCGCAGACTTCCAGATTGGAAGAAACAGTTTTGTCTTTACAGGAAAAAACAAACAACAAAAAAAGGAACAGGAAAGTAGTTTTCATAGGGCTGAGAGTTGGAACGGTGATTTGAAAACGGGACACAGTTCCAGCAGAAACCGTTGTAAATTATTTCTCCGCACAGCGCCGTACGGGCACATTAATTCATTATTTTTTAATAGCCGGTCACAAAAATTGATTTACATTTGAAGAACCTCATCAACCCGATAAACAATGAAACAAGTTGTATTAGCGATTGCCCTGATTATCTCCATTCAATGCAGCGGTCAGATTACATTCATTAACGAAAACACGCCCTGGGAAACGCTTTCGAAAACAGCAAAAAAAGAAAAGAAACTCGTCTTCATCCATCTCGAAGGCGATCAATGCGAACAATGCAACGAAGTGGCGTCGAAGGGATTTGCGGGTCCTGCCCTCAAAGATATTTACCAGAAAAACTTCGTCTCCGTCCGGAGCAATGTGGACTCCGAAAACGGCCGGAAATTAGCGGAAAAATTCCGGATCAAAGGCGCACTGGTATCACTTTACGTGGATCCGGAAGGCAATATCCTTAACCGGTTTAATGGTTCCACGAGCAATTCGAATGCTTACCTCGAACACGCACAGGTGGCGCTCAACCGGAAAAACGGCAAGCAATTAAGCGATTTTGAAAAGGAATATAAAAATGGGGAAAGATCGGCAGCGTTTCTGAAAGCTTATATTCAGAAACGCCGGGAAGTAAATATGCCTACAAATGAATTGCTGAACGAGTATATTGGTAAACTGCCAATCGACTCGATCGCCGATTTCCGCGTTGTCAAATTCATTTATCAGCAGGGCCCAACGCTCGATAGCCGCGCGTACAAACTGGTACGAGCTCTCGTCCCTTACTCAACGATCGATAGTTTATACAAGTCCGTCCCTTCACAGGAAGCATCCGCATTCAACAACGGTATTATCGGAAATACAATGCAAAAAGCCATCGAAACAAAAAACCCCGATCTTGCATATCAGGCCTCCACTTTTTTACAAAACACTTACAATACCGACTTCCTCAAGGGCAGGCTGGCTTTTGAAAGGAATATGGCGCATTTTTATTTCGCAGTGAAAGACACGGCCGCGTATTTCCGCACTTGCGGCAGTTTTATCCGGCAAAACCACCTGTTGCTCACGGTCGATTCCCTGAAAAGAATGGATGAGGAAATGCTCAGGACTAGTCTGGCCGATCAGACGCCTCTCGGCCCGGCGGGAGAGAAACAGGCAGTGCGTTTCGCACCGCCTTCCCAGCGGTTTCATATCGAACTTAATGAACATGCCTGGCATTTTTACGAGCTCAGCAACAATCACCGCGAGCTGGAAAACGCATTGATGTGGTCGAAGCGGTCGATGGAATGGTACGAGGAACTCAGAAAGGACAAGCACCATATGCCACTGGGAAATCCCGCGTATATCGACACTTACGCCCATTTGCTTTACAAGCTGGGCCGGAAAGACGAGGCCATCGAGTGGCAGACCAAGGCCGTCGAAGCACAGAAAGTGACCGGCATGTCGTGGGCCTCTATGGAAAACGACCTTGCCGAAATGAAAGCAGGAACACTCAAATAGTAACCCAAAGGGCAGTGAAATCTGCCCTTTGGACTTATACAAACGCACTCTCGCCGGTAATCGCCCTTCCCACGATCAGCGAATTGATCTCCTTCGTGCCCTCATAGGAATAAATCGCCTCGGCATCCGCCACGAACCGGGCGATATCGTACTCCAGTAAAATCCCGTTGCCTCCGAAAAGCTCGCGTGCGTGGTCCACAATCGAGCGCATGCGGAGCGTACAAAAGACTTTGGCCAGCGAGGCATGCTCATCGGCGAGTTCTCCGGCATCCTGCATTTGCGAAAGCCTGAAAACCATCGTTTGCATAGCAGTAAGATCGCCCAGCATGGTGACGAGCAAGTCCTGCACCAGTTGAAAACCGGCGATCGGCCGGCCGAATTGCTTTCTTTCCATGGTATATTTCAAAGCCAGCTCATAGGCGCCGCGCCCACATCCGACGGCCTGCCAGGCCACGCCCGCACGCGTCATACGCAAAACATTAGCCGTGTCTTTAAAAGAATTCGCATTCCGGAGACGGTCAGTTTCGGGCACCAGGCAATCGGTAAGCGTGATCAATGCGTTTTGAACCGTACGAAGTGCCATCTTATCCTCCATTTTCTCCGCCTTGAAACCCGGATTGTCCTTCTTGACAATAAAGCCTTTCACCTGATTATCATCGATATCGCGCGCCCAGATAATCGTTATGTCCGAGAAAGTTGCGTTACCGATCCATTTCTTTTGCCCGTTGATCACCCATTGGTCGCCATCGCGCTTGCAGGTGGTCATGAGCCCTCCCGCGACGCCCGAACCGACCTCCGGCTCGGTCAGGCCGAATGCTCCGATGAGCTCCATACGCTGCATAACAGGCAGCCACTGCTGCTTTTGCTCCTCCGACCCGCAAAGATAGATCGAGCCCATCGCGAGCCCGCTGTGCACGCCGAAGAACGTCGAAACGGAAGAATCTATCCGTGCAATTTCCATGGCTATGAACCCTTCCAGCAATGCCGAGCGCCCCGCGCAGCCGTAACCCTTGTAGGTAAGGCCGCAGATATCGAGTTTCG harbors:
- a CDS encoding acyl-CoA dehydrogenase family protein translates to MNLFKSISQLRNLLKSIDIEAVSKLSQKVDLNQLMGVVSKMSEEDLGKMLKFMQAGSGKKKAPPAVNGDFYELGSTLSPEEREIQLKVREFMETEIRPIANYYWNNAQFPMHIIPLMAKLDICGLTYKGYGCAGRSALLEGFIAMEIARIDSSVSTFFGVHSGLAMGSIYLCGSEEQKQQWLPVMQRMELIGAFGLTEPEVGSGVAGGLMTTCKRDGDQWVINGQKKWIGNATFSDITIIWARDIDDNQVKGFIVKKDNPGFKAEKMEDKMALRTVQNALITLTDCLVPETDRLRNANSFKDTANVLRMTRAGVAWQAVGCGRGAYELALKYTMERKQFGRPIAGFQLVQDLLVTMLGDLTAMQTMVFRLSQMQDAGELADEHASLAKVFCTLRMRSIVDHARELFGGNGILLEYDIARFVADAEAIYSYEGTKEINSLIVGRAITGESAFV
- a CDS encoding GNAT family N-acetyltransferase; protein product: MQASLTIRRASAADRANIYKMICGLENTTLDRAGFDMAFNRNIANPDIGYFLAEIGGTPVGMVSCHIQPLLHHAALVSEIQEMYVEPEYRTRQVGKALMDRVIEFAKARGAIQMEVTSRATRERAHRFYEREGFEKSHVKLVRYFKNE